One segment of Herbaspirillum hiltneri N3 DNA contains the following:
- a CDS encoding PhoX family protein, translating to MKSASRQISTPTSNGAEIQPKRRELLKVFASAPLLPLTLSASGLLAGCATASNRSGFASASFSGMAAPSLANPAAMATTTVASSLDVVFRDGAKQSYQLTYQPFFMTGDMVPDGKGGKLLAGGYYDINNQPIIDRSVPGKERHFFSDCPDGSSLLTLKGAQVPGVNGNTVFAVVQFEYTTRDQKQAAMYGQLPSPIAVLTLDQDPATGKLSLVKYHNVDTSAVNGLWITCGASLSPWNTHLSSEEYEPDATAIAGNPQFQAFSKNLFGDATRANPYHYGHLPEITVHADGSGSVVKHYCLGRISHELVQVMPDRRTVLMGDDATNGGLFMFIADRAADLSAGTLYVATWTQTSGVGPGAGTLGWVRLGHATSAEIKALADKLKAADIMDVKTSDPQDASYTKIPFNGKTNWVKLKPGMEQAAAFLETHRYAALKGGSLGFTKMEGTTVNAKDKIAYSAMSYVQTSMLDGSGGIKVQGPKAGAVYALNMKGGQNDLSGTAIDSAWVPVDMAPPAALVGEDLKQADALGNLAHADKIANPDNIKFSEKLRTLFIGEDSGMHVNNFLWAYNVDTKQLSRVLSCPAGAESTGLHAVDEINGWTYVMSNFQHAGDWEKPLHDKVKDALDPLVRANYKDRFGATVGYLTGMQLPTQA from the coding sequence ATGAAATCAGCCTCCCGCCAGATCAGCACGCCAACGTCAAACGGCGCCGAAATCCAGCCCAAACGCCGTGAATTGCTCAAAGTATTCGCAAGTGCGCCCTTGTTGCCGCTGACGCTGTCGGCATCGGGCCTGCTGGCCGGTTGCGCCACCGCATCCAACCGCAGCGGTTTCGCTTCGGCCTCGTTCAGCGGCATGGCGGCGCCGTCGCTGGCGAATCCTGCGGCCATGGCGACCACCACCGTGGCCTCAAGCCTGGACGTGGTGTTCCGTGACGGCGCGAAGCAGAGCTATCAGCTGACCTACCAGCCGTTTTTCATGACCGGCGACATGGTGCCGGACGGCAAGGGCGGCAAGCTGCTGGCCGGCGGCTACTACGACATCAACAACCAGCCCATCATCGACCGTTCGGTGCCGGGCAAGGAGCGTCACTTTTTCTCGGATTGCCCGGATGGGTCTTCGCTGCTGACGCTGAAGGGCGCGCAAGTGCCCGGCGTCAACGGCAACACGGTGTTCGCCGTGGTCCAGTTCGAATACACCACGCGCGACCAGAAGCAGGCCGCGATGTACGGCCAGTTGCCGTCGCCGATCGCGGTGCTGACGCTGGACCAGGACCCGGCCACCGGCAAGCTTTCGCTGGTGAAGTATCACAATGTCGATACGTCCGCCGTCAACGGCCTGTGGATCACCTGCGGCGCCAGCCTGTCGCCATGGAATACCCATCTGTCGAGCGAAGAGTACGAACCCGATGCCACCGCCATCGCCGGCAACCCGCAGTTCCAGGCCTTCAGCAAGAACCTGTTTGGCGACGCGACCCGCGCCAATCCCTATCACTACGGCCATTTGCCGGAAATCACGGTGCACGCCGACGGCAGCGGCAGCGTGGTCAAGCATTACTGCCTCGGCCGCATTTCGCACGAGCTGGTGCAGGTCATGCCGGATCGCCGCACCGTGCTGATGGGCGACGACGCCACCAACGGCGGCCTGTTCATGTTCATCGCCGACCGTGCAGCCGACCTGTCGGCCGGCACGCTGTACGTCGCCACCTGGACCCAGACCTCGGGCGTTGGCCCCGGCGCCGGTACGCTCGGCTGGGTGCGTCTGGGTCATGCGACCAGCGCCGAAATCAAGGCGCTGGCCGACAAGCTCAAGGCCGCCGATATCATGGACGTCAAGACCAGCGATCCGCAGGATGCTTCCTATACGAAGATCCCGTTCAACGGCAAGACCAACTGGGTCAAGCTGAAGCCCGGTATGGAGCAGGCCGCCGCCTTCCTCGAGACGCATCGCTACGCCGCGCTCAAGGGCGGCAGCCTTGGTTTCACCAAGATGGAGGGCACCACCGTCAACGCCAAAGACAAGATCGCCTATTCGGCCATGTCCTATGTGCAGACCTCGATGCTGGACGGCTCCGGCGGCATCAAGGTGCAGGGTCCGAAGGCTGGCGCGGTCTATGCGCTGAACATGAAGGGCGGCCAGAACGACCTGTCCGGCACGGCCATCGACAGCGCCTGGGTGCCCGTCGACATGGCTCCGCCGGCCGCGCTGGTGGGCGAGGACCTGAAGCAGGCCGACGCGCTCGGCAACCTGGCCCACGCCGACAAGATCGCCAATCCGGACAACATCAAGTTCTCCGAAAAGCTGCGCACGCTGTTCATCGGCGAAGACAGCGGCATGCACGTGAATAATTTCCTGTGGGCGTACAACGTCGACACGAAACAGCTGTCGCGTGTCCTGTCGTGTCCGGCGGGCGCCGAATCGACCGGTTTGCATGCGGTCGACGAGATCAACGGCTGGACTTACGTGATGAGCAATTTCCAGCACGCCGGCGACTGGGAAAAACCGCTGCACGACAAGGTGAAAGATGCACTGGACCCGCTCGTGCGCGCCAACTACAAAGACCGCTTCGGCGCCACGGTCGGTTACCTGACCGGGATGCAGTTGCCGACGCAAGCCTGA
- a CDS encoding GlxA family transcriptional regulator: MAASTSTDAGIPVYFLLRESLLTLDVIGPAEVLRYANRFAEQSGRAPYFDLHFISVHREVGTSVGLTISGFEELPEGLPDDAILVLSGCVGRDDDFSSAADQLVVAWLRRHCTVRHKLVCICTGTLLAGYAGLLGQRKCTTHHSHIKELRGIAPAAEVLENRIFVEDGDLCTSAGVTTGIDLALHLVAQIAGHACSASVARSLVVYMRRTGADPQLSPWLVARNHLHPAVHRVQNAVIKDPAGDWSVARLAEIACTSERHLTRLFREHTGDSLVDYIHRIRIALARDLLVQSPFDMEHVAEKAGFHSSRQLRRVWKKFETHPPSMHREQAEAGAARVA, encoded by the coding sequence ATGGCCGCCTCCACCAGCACCGACGCCGGCATCCCGGTCTATTTCCTGTTGCGGGAATCGCTGCTGACGCTTGACGTGATCGGTCCGGCGGAAGTCTTGCGCTACGCCAACCGTTTCGCCGAACAATCAGGGCGCGCGCCGTATTTCGACCTGCATTTCATCAGCGTGCATCGGGAAGTGGGCACCTCGGTCGGCCTCACCATCAGCGGTTTCGAGGAGCTGCCGGAAGGCTTGCCGGACGATGCCATTCTGGTGCTGAGCGGCTGCGTCGGCCGTGACGACGACTTCAGCAGCGCCGCCGACCAGCTGGTGGTGGCCTGGCTGCGCCGGCATTGCACCGTACGCCACAAGCTGGTGTGCATCTGCACCGGCACGTTGCTGGCGGGTTACGCGGGCCTGCTGGGGCAACGCAAGTGCACCACTCATCACAGCCATATCAAGGAATTGCGCGGTATTGCGCCCGCCGCCGAGGTGCTGGAAAACCGCATCTTCGTCGAAGACGGCGACCTCTGCACCAGCGCCGGCGTCACGACCGGCATCGACCTGGCGCTGCATCTCGTGGCGCAAATCGCCGGTCACGCCTGCAGCGCCTCGGTGGCGCGTTCGCTGGTGGTCTACATGCGCCGCACCGGCGCCGATCCTCAATTGTCGCCGTGGCTGGTGGCGCGCAACCACCTGCATCCGGCGGTGCATCGCGTGCAGAACGCGGTGATCAAGGATCCCGCCGGCGACTGGAGCGTGGCGCGGCTGGCCGAGATCGCCTGCACCAGCGAGCGCCATCTCACGCGGTTGTTCCGCGAACATACCGGCGACAGCCTGGTCGATTACATTCATCGCATCCGCATCGCGTTGGCGCGCGACCTGCTGGTACAGTCGCCGTTCGACATGGAACATGTGGCGGAGAAGGCCGGCTTCCATTCGAGCCGGCAACTGCGCCGCGTGTGGAAGAAATTCGAAACCCATCCACCTTCGATGCATCGCGAACAGGCCGAGGCAGGCGCTGCGCGGGTCGCCTGA
- a CDS encoding efflux RND transporter permease subunit gives MPQFFINRPVFAWVVAIFIILLGLIALPQLPIARYPTVAPPSVSIYATYPGATPRSMNDSVVSLIERELSSVKNLLYFESSSDTSGSAQITATFKPGTDPDLAQVDVQNRLKTVEPRLPQAVRQNGLSVEASGSGFLMLVGLTSPSGKFDEMALGDYMARNVVDELRRIGGVGRVQLFGAERAMRIWVDPAKLIAYKLSMSDVSSAISQQNAQIAPGRVGDSPARSGQRVTIPLTVEGQLKTPEQFEHIVLRSTSGGAQVLLRDVAWVELGAQSFAYANRENGRPSTAAAIQLSPGANAVRTAQAVREKMALLAQTMPAGMAYSVPFDTAPFVKISIQKVIVTLIEAMVLVFLVMFLFLQKVRYTLIPAIVAPIALLGTFAVMLVAGFSVNVLTMFGMVLAIGIIVDDAIVVVENVERLMASEGLSPREATSRAMREITGAIVGITLVLTAVFIPMALASGSVGEIYRQFTLSMAVAILFSAFLALTLTPALCATILKPIGPESHAKRGFFGWFNARFERMTQRYENGVVRLLKRSGWVMLLFAALVAALATAFTWLPSAFLPEEDQGYFMTSIQLPSDATAERTLDAVKVFERHLASRPAIDNNQSILGYSFAGSGPNAAMAYTMLKDWDQRNGATAADEAEHARKAMEPVADAVSMSLLPPAIDELGNSSGFTMRLEDRASQGYAALKEAQASLLEAARKSRIVGDVYAEELPSGASVRLEIDRRKAQAMGVSFNAINETLSSAMGSLYVNDFPNAGRMQQVIVQADASARMQVEDVMRLHVRNAGGGMVSLSELVKPVWGVSPQQLVRYQGYPAVRISGAPKAGASSGEAMAEMERLVAQLPPGFALEWTGQSLQERQSAAQAPMLMALSALVVFLVLAALYESWAIPLSVMLVVPLGLLGAVLAVVLRGMPNDVFFKVGMITVMGLSAKNAILIVEFARQLRAQGKGLVESAVEASRLRLRPILMTSLAFALGVLPLMLAGGASAETQRAIGTGVFGGMVSATVLAVFFVPVFFVFVLGFTERLAQWRQQRSRIRQVSAPPFP, from the coding sequence ATGCCGCAGTTCTTCATCAACCGCCCGGTATTTGCCTGGGTGGTCGCCATTTTCATCATCTTGCTGGGACTGATCGCGTTGCCGCAGTTGCCGATTGCGCGTTATCCCACCGTGGCGCCGCCCAGCGTCAGCATCTACGCCACCTATCCCGGCGCCACGCCGCGGTCGATGAACGACTCGGTGGTCAGTCTGATCGAGCGCGAACTGTCCAGCGTCAAGAACCTGCTGTACTTCGAATCGTCGTCGGACACTTCCGGTTCGGCGCAGATCACCGCCACCTTCAAGCCCGGCACCGATCCCGACCTGGCGCAGGTGGACGTGCAGAACCGCCTGAAAACCGTCGAGCCACGCCTGCCGCAAGCGGTGCGCCAGAACGGCCTGTCGGTGGAAGCGTCCGGCTCCGGTTTCCTGATGCTGGTCGGACTGACGTCGCCGTCCGGCAAGTTCGACGAGATGGCATTGGGCGACTACATGGCGCGCAACGTCGTGGATGAATTGCGGCGTATCGGCGGCGTCGGCCGCGTGCAGTTGTTCGGCGCCGAACGCGCCATGCGCATCTGGGTCGATCCCGCCAAACTGATCGCTTACAAGTTGTCGATGAGTGACGTCAGCAGCGCCATCAGCCAGCAGAACGCGCAGATCGCGCCGGGCCGCGTGGGCGATTCGCCGGCGCGGTCGGGCCAGCGCGTGACGATTCCGCTGACTGTCGAAGGTCAGTTGAAAACGCCGGAGCAGTTCGAGCACATCGTCTTGCGCTCCACCAGCGGCGGCGCCCAGGTGCTGCTGCGCGACGTCGCGTGGGTGGAGCTCGGCGCGCAAAGCTTTGCCTACGCCAATCGTGAGAATGGCCGTCCGTCGACCGCCGCCGCGATTCAGCTTTCGCCCGGCGCCAATGCGGTGCGCACGGCACAGGCAGTGCGCGAGAAGATGGCGTTGCTGGCGCAGACGATGCCGGCCGGCATGGCGTATTCGGTGCCGTTCGACACCGCGCCGTTCGTCAAGATATCGATACAGAAAGTCATCGTCACGCTGATCGAAGCGATGGTGCTGGTCTTCCTCGTGATGTTCCTGTTTCTGCAAAAGGTGCGCTATACGCTGATCCCGGCCATCGTCGCGCCGATCGCCTTGCTGGGCACCTTCGCGGTGATGCTGGTGGCCGGCTTCTCCGTCAACGTGCTGACCATGTTCGGCATGGTGCTGGCGATTGGCATCATCGTCGACGACGCCATCGTGGTGGTGGAAAACGTCGAACGCCTGATGGCGAGCGAAGGCCTGTCGCCCAGGGAGGCGACCTCGCGCGCCATGCGTGAAATCACCGGGGCCATCGTCGGCATCACGCTGGTGCTGACGGCGGTGTTCATCCCGATGGCGCTGGCCAGCGGCTCGGTCGGCGAAATCTATCGCCAGTTCACGCTGTCGATGGCGGTGGCGATCCTGTTCTCGGCATTCCTCGCACTGACGCTGACGCCGGCCTTGTGCGCCACCATCCTCAAGCCGATCGGCCCGGAGTCGCATGCAAAGCGCGGTTTCTTCGGCTGGTTCAACGCGCGTTTCGAACGCATGACGCAGCGTTATGAAAACGGCGTGGTGCGCCTGCTCAAACGCAGCGGCTGGGTGATGCTGCTGTTCGCGGCGCTGGTCGCCGCGCTGGCGACGGCCTTCACCTGGTTGCCGTCGGCCTTCCTGCCGGAAGAAGACCAGGGCTATTTCATGACCTCCATCCAGCTGCCGTCGGACGCCACCGCCGAGCGCACGCTCGACGCGGTCAAGGTGTTCGAACGCCATCTGGCGTCACGGCCGGCGATCGACAACAACCAGTCCATCCTCGGCTACAGCTTCGCCGGTTCAGGTCCCAACGCGGCGATGGCCTACACCATGCTCAAGGACTGGGACCAGCGCAACGGCGCCACCGCGGCCGATGAAGCGGAGCACGCGCGCAAGGCGATGGAGCCGGTTGCCGATGCCGTCAGCATGAGCCTGCTGCCGCCTGCGATCGACGAACTCGGCAACTCATCGGGCTTCACGATGCGCCTGGAAGATCGCGCCAGCCAGGGCTATGCAGCCCTCAAGGAGGCGCAGGCAAGCCTACTGGAGGCGGCGAGGAAAAGCCGCATCGTCGGCGACGTGTATGCCGAGGAACTTCCGAGCGGCGCCAGCGTGCGCCTGGAAATCGATCGCCGCAAGGCGCAGGCGATGGGCGTCTCCTTCAATGCCATCAACGAAACCTTGTCCAGCGCCATGGGCTCGCTGTACGTCAACGACTTCCCCAACGCCGGGCGCATGCAGCAAGTGATCGTGCAAGCCGACGCCTCGGCGCGCATGCAGGTCGAGGACGTCATGAGGCTGCACGTGCGCAACGCCGGCGGCGGCATGGTGTCGCTGTCGGAACTGGTCAAGCCGGTGTGGGGCGTATCGCCGCAACAATTGGTGCGTTATCAGGGTTATCCGGCGGTACGCATTTCCGGCGCGCCCAAGGCGGGCGCATCGAGCGGCGAAGCGATGGCTGAGATGGAGCGCCTGGTGGCGCAATTGCCGCCGGGTTTTGCGCTGGAATGGACCGGCCAGTCCTTGCAGGAGCGCCAATCCGCCGCGCAGGCGCCGATGCTGATGGCCTTGTCGGCGCTGGTGGTGTTTCTGGTATTGGCGGCGCTGTACGAGAGCTGGGCCATCCCGCTGTCGGTGATGCTGGTGGTGCCGCTGGGTCTGCTCGGAGCGGTGCTGGCGGTGGTGTTGCGCGGCATGCCCAACGACGTGTTCTTCAAGGTCGGGATGATCACGGTCATGGGCTTGTCGGCCAAGAACGCGATCCTGATTGTCGAGTTCGCGCGGCAGTTGCGCGCGCAGGGAAAGGGGCTGGTCGAGTCTGCGGTAGAGGCGTCGCGCCTGCGTCTGCGGCCGATCCTGATGACTTCGTTGGCGTTCGCGCTGGGCGTGCTCCCCTTGATGCTGGCCGGCGGAGCGAGCGCGGAAACGCAGCGCGCCATCGGCACCGGCGTGTTCGGCGGCATGGTCAGCGCCACCGTGCTCGCGGTATTTTTTGTGCCGGTGTTTTTTGTCTTCGTGCTGGGATTCACTGAGCGGCTGGCGCAATGGCGTCAGCAACGAAGCAGGATCAGGCAGGTGTCTGCGCCGCCGTTTCCGTGA
- a CDS encoding diguanylate cyclase domain-containing protein, producing the protein MNYTRFFNSLVTRLVLFGTLVVLASAVARFHVLTNFLHDDLSEVAADQQSTIASYLAQDINYRIVERRRFLEQLARMLPTELLGQPEKLRAWLRERQELQPLFSTGLFVTDANGEIIVDYPAAVGRRNLSLAIFPDFHLAKEGKFVIGEPLLPANGQYPILPMLTPVRDASGKFVAVLGGATALAATGFLDHLQQARLGESGSFLLVSPAKRLILASSRKDLIFKPLPDVGVDPMLDKAVDGYRGSGVGANGNIDEIKAIADVPSTGWFVVARLPVKAALPTVDRVQAFIVRGGAVQATVIFLLIILVIVWFFRPLRRAADQAERMTRGELMLAPLPVYRNDEVGHLTMAFNRLLSRLKTHQSELQHQAHHDLLTGLPNRIMLAERMQQAIAQTQRGVALLFLDLDGFKPINDTLGHKAGDQVLQEITQRLQKVARHSDTLARVGGDEFVLLATDLGAPLEHGARALAEKCIRVVAEPLQIGQGDYKLGVSIGIAVCETYCDPDILLQAADKAMYDAKNKGRGCYVIALVTETAAQTPA; encoded by the coding sequence ATGAATTACACCCGCTTCTTCAACAGCCTCGTCACCCGCCTGGTCCTGTTCGGCACTCTGGTCGTGCTCGCCAGCGCGGTGGCGCGCTTTCATGTATTGACCAATTTCCTGCATGACGATCTCAGCGAAGTCGCCGCCGACCAGCAAAGCACGATCGCCAGTTACCTGGCGCAGGACATCAACTACCGCATCGTCGAACGGCGCCGCTTCCTTGAACAGCTGGCGCGCATGCTGCCGACGGAATTGCTGGGCCAGCCGGAAAAATTGCGTGCCTGGCTGCGCGAACGGCAAGAGCTGCAACCGCTGTTCTCCACCGGACTGTTTGTCACCGACGCCAACGGCGAGATCATCGTCGACTATCCTGCAGCAGTCGGCCGCCGCAATCTGTCGCTGGCGATTTTTCCGGATTTCCATCTGGCCAAGGAAGGAAAATTCGTCATCGGCGAACCGCTGCTGCCTGCGAACGGGCAATACCCCATCCTGCCTATGCTGACGCCGGTACGCGACGCCAGCGGCAAGTTTGTCGCCGTGCTGGGCGGCGCCACGGCGCTGGCGGCGACCGGCTTCCTCGATCATTTGCAGCAGGCGCGGCTGGGCGAGTCGGGCAGCTTCCTGCTGGTGTCTCCGGCCAAGCGCCTGATCCTTGCCTCCAGCCGTAAGGACCTGATTTTCAAACCGTTGCCCGATGTCGGCGTCGATCCCATGCTGGACAAGGCGGTCGACGGTTATCGCGGCAGCGGCGTCGGCGCCAACGGCAATATCGACGAGATCAAGGCCATCGCCGACGTGCCCAGCACCGGTTGGTTCGTTGTGGCGCGCCTGCCGGTGAAAGCGGCATTGCCGACCGTGGATCGGGTCCAGGCGTTCATCGTGCGCGGCGGTGCTGTGCAAGCTACGGTGATTTTCCTGTTGATCATTCTGGTCATCGTATGGTTCTTCCGGCCGTTGCGGCGCGCTGCCGACCAGGCCGAACGCATGACGCGCGGCGAGCTGATGCTGGCGCCGCTGCCGGTTTACCGCAACGACGAAGTCGGCCATCTCACCATGGCCTTCAACCGCCTGCTGTCACGCCTCAAGACGCATCAGTCGGAACTGCAGCACCAGGCGCATCACGACTTGCTGACCGGTTTGCCGAACCGGATCATGCTGGCCGAACGCATGCAGCAGGCGATTGCACAGACCCAGCGCGGGGTGGCGCTGCTGTTCCTGGACCTCGACGGCTTCAAGCCGATCAACGATACGCTCGGTCACAAGGCCGGCGACCAGGTGTTGCAGGAAATCACTCAGCGGCTGCAGAAAGTTGCGCGCCACAGCGACACACTGGCGCGCGTCGGCGGCGACGAATTCGTGCTGCTGGCGACCGACCTCGGCGCGCCGCTGGAACACGGTGCACGCGCGCTGGCGGAGAAATGCATCCGCGTCGTCGCTGAGCCGCTGCAGATCGGGCAAGGCGACTACAAGCTCGGCGTTTCGATCGGCATTGCCGTGTGCGAGACGTACTGCGATCCCGACATCCTGCTGCAAGCGGCCGACAAGGCCATGTACGACGCCAAAAACAAGGGCCGCGGCTGTTACGTCATCGCGCTCGTCACGGAAACGGCGGCGCAGACACCTGCCTGA